The proteins below are encoded in one region of Rana temporaria chromosome 2, aRanTem1.1, whole genome shotgun sequence:
- the LOC120928468 gene encoding olfactory receptor 52Z1-like, which produces MFLGCLIVYVIWIEVSLHEPMYIFICTLIINGVFGNTVVFPQFIIGLLTGSSTIYFYECLVQVFCVQTFPTVEIFTFTAMAYDRYLAVGYPLRYATLMTNGKALQCIAFIWISSFILVGILVTMTANLKFCGVNINNIFCENMSLVRLACGNSAMVINIFGLVETLLFVFGAISIIIYCYTRTLLICLKVSKASCLKAIHTLSTHIITCSIFLTAVFFVILRYRLNGGTISIAVHVFLSITGLLTSAIVNPIVYGIRTEALKLKIIRNVQVLIFWKGVS; this is translated from the coding sequence ATGTTTCTAGGTTGTCTGATTGTGTATGTGATATGGATAGAGGTTAGTCTTCATGAGCCCATGTATATCTTCATATGTACCTTGATCATTAATGGTGTATTTGGAAATACAGTCGTTTTTCCTCAATTTATAATTGGCTTGTTGACTGGATCCTCAACCATATACTTTTATGAATGTCTAGTACAAGTATTCTGTGTGCAAACATTTCCTACTGTGGAGATTTTCACTTTTACGGCCATGGCCTATGACCGATACCTGGCTGTAGGCTACCCACTGAGATATGCCACCCTAATGACGAATGGAAAAGCTCTGCAATGCATAGCGTTTATCTGGATTTCATCATTCATACTTGTAGGTATTCTGGTGACCATGACGGCCAACCTGAAATTCTGTGGGgtcaatattaataatattttctgCGAGAACATGTCCCTTGTCAGGCTGGCTTGTGGGAACTCAGCCATGGTTATTAATATATTTGGACTTGTGGAAACACTCCTCTTTGTTTTTGGAGCAATTTCCATTATCATATATTGCTACACGAGGACGTTGTTGATCTGCCTGAAGGTCTCCAAAGCATCTTGCCTGAAAGCCATCCATACATTGTCCACACACATAATCACTTGTTCCATTTTCTTGACAGCCGTCTTCTTTGTTATTTTAAGATATCGCTTGAATGGCGGGACAATTTCTATCGCTGTTCATGTTTTCCTTTCTATCACTGGACTTCTCACGTCAGCTATTGTGAACCCCATTGTCTATGGTATAAGGACTGAAGcgctaaaattaaaaataatccgAAATGTACAAGTATTGATATTCTGGAAAGGTGTTTCTTAA